The Intestinibaculum porci DNA window TTATAAATATAAAATGGGGTAAAACCAGGACGAATGGCACCTTCAATAAATTCATCTAAAACCAGTCTCATAAGCATTTATTTTAATGTGTTGACCACATTAATAGGTGCTCCTTTCTCAAAAGCATCGATATCATCTTTAATAATTGATAATAATCGCTCTCTTGTCTCTTTGCCTTTCCAGCCCATATGCGGCGTAATTATGACATTATCTAAATCAAAAAGCGGTGAATCTGGGGATAAGGGTTCATGTTCCTGAACATCTAAGCCCGCCCCGGCAATCGTATGGGCCTTTAAAGCCTCAATCAAGGCCGCTTCATCAATGAGCGCCCCACGCGCTGTATTGATCAGAAAAGCTGAAGGCTTCATCAGAGCTAATTCTTCTTTGCCAATCATGTGATAAGTATCACCATTTAAAGCCGTATGCAAAGAAATGTAATCTGCCTGCTGTAATAATGCTTCTTTGGTGACATAGGTGACACCTTCCGTGTTTTTAGGATGACGGGTATGCACCAGAACCTTCATGCCTAAACTTTGAGCAATGGCAATCACTTCACGGCCCGTGTGTCCTTCGCCAAAAACACCTAAGACTTTATCATTGAGTTCGACGTGAGGAACCATCAAATGCTGCGTAAAATTACGTTTATCCCCTTTCGCTAACATTTTCATCTGCACCTGCATGCTTGATGATAAATTGAGCATAAACATGATCGCTGTATGCGCCACCCGCTTGGTGGAATAAGCCGGAATATTGCAGACGGTGATCTTCTTTTCACTAGCTGCCTCTAAAGCAATATTATTATAGCCGGTTCCTGCTTCGACGATCAGTTTGACACTTTTTGGAAACTGCATCAGCACTTCACTTGGCACGCTTAATTCCTTAGTCACAACAACCTCAGCCTCTTCAATTCGGCCTAAGATTTCCTCAGTGGACGTATCACTATAGACCGTGACCTGATCCGATAAGATCTGATAATCTAACACGCCATCAAAATTCATTTTATCGCCATTTAAAATAACTACTTTTTTATTCATTGTAAAAAACCTCCTGATGCTATTTTACCACGTGCATCCTTTTGAGAATATAAAAAAAGCCGCCGAAGCGACTTTAGCTTTTAGGTTCTATGACAGATATGGGCTTGACGCCGCAGTTTAATAAGTAAAGGGAAGTATTAATCTTTGCACCTGTCATAGAATTGTCTCCGGGAACCGAAAACAAGTCAATGGATAATCCATTTAACGACTACAGTATAACACATTTTCTTAAAAAGTCACATGTTTTATAGATTATTTTTACATTTGTTTATTTGTGACCTATTTCACTTTTTCAAGCAACTTCTTAAGGGCTTTCCAGTCATCCTTAAGATGTTTGACTTTCAGCGTCTCTTTGGTCTGATCTAAGACGCCCGCATCTTCTAAACTATCGCTGTAATCTTTATAATGAGCAATAATCCCATCGGCGGTATCTAAAATCGAATCCTTGTTGCCATCTAAAGTGGCCTGCTGCTCTTTTGTTAAACCGGTATACCATGACGTAACGGCTTTGGTTAAAGCCTTTTTATCCGCCTTCGCTAAGTTGATCTGCGCCACATACGTGAGTAAATCGGATGCTGCTTCAACAACTTTGGTACTTGAGCCGGAATCTCCGCTATCAAAGACAATCATTTCATTGAGGATATTTTTAAGCGCTGTTTCATCAATCTTCTTTAAAGATTTGACAATCGTAAACGTCTGATGCAGCGTACCTTTATAATTTTTTAAACCTTTTATAGTGATATCAGCAGTGCCCACTTTCGTGTTATTGGAATACGTTACACGGTAATCCGTGCCTTCTTTCAACGCATCATTATCCCCGCTTGTCACCGTAACTTTTGGGGTTTTGGGTTTCCCATCATAAACATATGTTTTTTGGGGAA harbors:
- a CDS encoding 2-hydroxyacid dehydrogenase → MNKKVVILNGDKMNFDGVLDYQILSDQVTVYSDTSTEEILGRIEEAEVVVTKELSVPSEVLMQFPKSVKLIVEAGTGYNNIALEAASEKKITVCNIPAYSTKRVAHTAIMFMLNLSSSMQVQMKMLAKGDKRNFTQHLMVPHVELNDKVLGVFGEGHTGREVIAIAQSLGMKVLVHTRHPKNTEGVTYVTKEALLQQADYISLHTALNGDTYHMIGKEELALMKPSAFLINTARGALIDEAALIEALKAHTIAGAGLDVQEHEPLSPDSPLFDLDNVIITPHMGWKGKETRERLLSIIKDDIDAFEKGAPINVVNTLK